In Dendrosporobacter quercicolus, a single genomic region encodes these proteins:
- a CDS encoding NUDIX hydrolase has product MNSQLLVELKAALAESAKDSVNGMGFFPAAVLIPLVERNNALAVLFEVRASQLSWQPGEVCFPGGRVETLDINSEATAVRETAEELGISPGNIQVLGEMNEVVSPIGVILKPHIGRIIAANFHLSHDEVAEVFTVPLDFLLASEPLAAHMEMGNRPLDDFPFALVPDYSSEWKRRRTYEVLFYQYEGRVIWGLTAQVLADFLTVCRKVWR; this is encoded by the coding sequence ATGAACAGTCAATTATTGGTTGAGCTAAAAGCGGCCTTAGCTGAGAGCGCAAAAGATAGCGTAAACGGGATGGGTTTTTTTCCGGCTGCTGTGCTTATTCCATTAGTTGAAAGGAACAATGCGCTTGCTGTTTTATTTGAAGTGCGCGCCAGTCAATTGAGCTGGCAGCCCGGCGAAGTGTGTTTTCCCGGCGGCCGGGTGGAAACGTTGGATATAAACAGTGAAGCGACTGCTGTGCGCGAAACCGCTGAAGAACTTGGGATAAGCCCCGGAAATATTCAAGTTCTCGGTGAAATGAACGAAGTAGTCAGCCCGATTGGCGTTATTTTAAAGCCTCATATTGGGCGCATCATTGCTGCTAACTTTCATTTAAGCCATGATGAAGTGGCCGAGGTTTTTACGGTGCCACTGGACTTTCTGCTGGCGTCTGAGCCGCTTGCCGCCCATATGGAGATGGGCAACCGTCCGCTGGATGATTTTCCTTTTGCGTTAGTGCCGGACTATAGTTCCGAATGGAAACGGCGGCGGACTTATGAGGTCCTGTTTTACCAGTATGAAGGCCGGGTTATCTGGGGGCTGACGGCCCAGGTGCTGGCGGATTTTCTGACTGTTTGCCGTAAGGTGTGGCGTTAA
- a CDS encoding sensor histidine kinase: protein MLKQWYDQHKLMINSIVLVALAGMVFVYPFFQSHFRFTLGVAVLAALLLYFPRLPIITTAACSGLAIFFMRSIIYLPYGLAEFAIAIGHNWPAIVYYFAYGACFRFFNIRAYLQHALGLMLLLSLADILSNCMELLVRSELFTANIETLLVTVATVGVLRPVIAIASYYALKQYRDFALAEDRLARYAELTVLAAQLKTELYYLQKSSQNIESIMEQSYLLYQNLNERQRPGCEEQAGRALAVAREIHEVKKDYYRVVTGIEKVLETSAIEQGLRLSEIFFIIEQNTVRVTGQTGKQLAISFHYENDFLTDQHYLIVSILNNLMINAIEACADGCAIKIEQASNDSMVSFYVSDNGSGIKPEDYELIFQPGYSTKFCPYTGKMSTGLGLSHVKNLVEHLQGRIEVTSAAGTGTTFAVHLPRRCLYLHES from the coding sequence TTGTTAAAACAATGGTATGACCAACATAAACTAATGATCAATTCAATCGTGCTGGTGGCGCTGGCCGGAATGGTATTTGTGTACCCTTTTTTTCAAAGCCATTTTCGCTTTACCCTGGGGGTTGCTGTTTTAGCAGCTTTGCTATTGTATTTTCCGCGATTGCCAATCATCACCACCGCAGCTTGCAGCGGCCTGGCAATCTTTTTCATGCGAAGCATCATTTATCTGCCGTACGGATTAGCCGAGTTTGCGATTGCCATAGGACACAATTGGCCGGCAATTGTCTATTACTTCGCCTATGGCGCCTGTTTTAGATTTTTTAACATCCGGGCTTATCTGCAGCATGCGCTGGGATTGATGTTGCTGCTCAGCCTGGCGGATATTCTAAGTAATTGTATGGAGTTGCTGGTTCGTTCAGAACTGTTCACGGCAAATATTGAGACTTTGCTGGTAACTGTGGCAACTGTGGGGGTGTTGCGGCCGGTAATCGCTATTGCCAGCTATTATGCCCTTAAACAATACCGGGATTTTGCGTTGGCTGAAGACCGGTTAGCGCGTTATGCCGAGCTTACGGTACTGGCTGCGCAATTAAAGACAGAATTGTATTATTTGCAAAAATCATCCCAGAATATTGAAAGCATAATGGAGCAGAGCTACCTGCTGTATCAGAACCTGAACGAGCGTCAGCGGCCGGGGTGTGAGGAGCAGGCAGGCCGGGCGCTGGCGGTAGCCAGGGAAATCCATGAAGTAAAAAAAGATTATTACCGGGTGGTTACCGGCATTGAGAAAGTTCTGGAGACTTCGGCCATTGAACAGGGGCTGCGCCTATCGGAAATTTTCTTTATCATTGAACAGAACACCGTGCGGGTTACCGGGCAGACAGGCAAGCAATTGGCAATAAGCTTTCATTATGAAAATGATTTTTTGACCGATCAGCACTATCTCATCGTTTCTATATTGAATAACCTGATGATTAACGCAATTGAGGCCTGTGCGGATGGCTGCGCGATTAAAATCGAACAAGCGAGCAATGACAGTATGGTCAGCTTTTATGTTTCAGATAACGGCAGCGGGATAAAACCGGAAGACTATGAGCTTATTTTTCAGCCTGGTTATTCAACAAAATTTTGCCCGTATACCGGTAAAATGTCAACAGGTCTGGGGCTCTCCCATGTGAAAAATCTGGTCGAGCATCTGCAAGGGCGGATTGAAGTGACATCAGCTGCCGGTACAGGCACTACCTTTGCCGTGCATTTGCCCCGGCGCTGTTTATATCTCCACGAATCGTAA
- a CDS encoding response regulator, with translation MSFRFVVVDDDISIRKIIYNIIEQAGLGRLVAECEDGLSAEQIILDAEPDIVLVDLLLPGQDGVALIKKLRDNTTASFIMISESDSQQMITQAYENGIEFFIHKPINVLELVSVLNKVQESRKLKQFVTLISQTTARYASGASGTAASPAVQSFEINKRPKIYKAFSDMGIIGEAGAKNIYQVAQLIDQIVHGSGKSYQLHEVYQQLSLQISTDVKTIEQRIRRSIIKAMQNLANLGVDDYHNEKFQLYSTGLFEFKEVRQEMNFILGKSQYHGKINVKKFIEGLLFLAGE, from the coding sequence TTGTCTTTTAGATTTGTCGTTGTTGATGATGATATCAGCATCAGAAAAATCATTTATAATATTATCGAGCAGGCGGGATTAGGGCGCTTAGTGGCTGAATGCGAGGACGGGCTGTCAGCCGAGCAAATCATCCTGGACGCAGAGCCGGATATTGTACTGGTTGACTTGCTGCTGCCGGGCCAGGATGGGGTGGCCCTGATAAAAAAACTGCGGGACAACACGACAGCGTCTTTTATCATGATATCGGAAAGCGACAGCCAGCAAATGATTACGCAGGCGTATGAGAATGGCATTGAATTTTTTATTCATAAGCCAATCAATGTACTCGAGCTTGTTTCGGTGCTGAACAAAGTTCAGGAAAGCCGCAAATTAAAGCAGTTTGTGACGTTAATATCACAGACAACCGCCCGCTATGCCTCCGGAGCGTCCGGTACAGCGGCAAGCCCGGCTGTTCAAAGTTTTGAAATAAACAAAAGGCCGAAAATATATAAAGCTTTTTCCGATATGGGCATCATTGGTGAAGCAGGGGCTAAGAATATTTACCAGGTAGCCCAGCTGATTGATCAAATTGTTCATGGCTCAGGGAAGTCATACCAGCTGCATGAGGTATATCAGCAGCTGTCGCTGCAGATCAGTACTGATGTTAAAACAATTGAGCAGCGGATTCGGCGTTCAATAATAAAAGCGATGCAGAATTTAGCCAATTTAGGCGTCGATGATTATCATAATGAAAAATTTCAGTTATATAGTACCGGGTTATTTGAATTTAAAGAGGTACGTCAGGAAATGAACTTTATTCTCGGGAAAAGCCAGTACCATGGCAAGATTAATGTAAAGAAATTTATTGAAGGCCTGTTGTTCCTGGCCGGTGAATAG
- a CDS encoding dicarboxylate/amino acid:cation symporter: MAKGKGVGISTQIFIALMLGIIFGYIFPNYGVALKPVGDMFIRMIKMIVVPLVFSSLIMGIAGTGDFKKLGRLGAKSIIWFELATTLALFVGLAVVNIVQPGAGVTSVAADTSTVTAAAQKSIDMMQMIVNIVPTNVVDAAGRGDMLQIILFSTFFGVAAASLGPVGKPVVDLSKSVAEIMFKVTWYVMKLAPIGVFALIAYTVGKFGLDMLIPLAKLVGSLYFALVLFVLLLVTGATVTFRINFFHLLRAIKEPVILAFSTAASEAALPIAMEKLEKFGVPKHIVTFVLPTGYTFNLDGSTLYSALAVVFIAQVYGIPFDLSQQLLMVLTLMLSTKGIAAVPGASLIVIAGTASAFGIPVEGIAIILGVDRIMDMARTACNVVGNCVAAVVVARWENELPDSVLEQAYTQSYEA, encoded by the coding sequence ATGGCAAAAGGTAAGGGAGTCGGTATTTCCACTCAAATATTCATTGCCCTCATGCTTGGGATTATATTTGGCTACATTTTTCCCAATTACGGAGTGGCATTGAAACCGGTTGGCGATATGTTTATCCGGATGATCAAAATGATTGTGGTGCCATTGGTCTTTAGTTCATTGATTATGGGAATTGCCGGAACCGGTGATTTTAAAAAATTAGGCCGGCTGGGTGCAAAATCCATTATTTGGTTTGAGCTTGCCACCACATTGGCCTTGTTTGTTGGTTTGGCGGTAGTAAATATCGTGCAGCCGGGCGCTGGCGTAACCAGTGTAGCGGCCGATACCAGTACAGTAACAGCTGCAGCCCAAAAGTCGATTGATATGATGCAAATGATTGTCAATATTGTACCTACGAACGTAGTGGATGCCGCTGGCCGGGGAGATATGCTGCAAATCATATTATTCTCTACTTTCTTTGGCGTTGCGGCCGCTTCACTGGGACCTGTCGGCAAGCCGGTGGTTGATTTGTCAAAAAGTGTTGCTGAGATCATGTTTAAAGTCACCTGGTATGTCATGAAACTGGCGCCAATCGGTGTATTTGCGCTGATTGCCTACACGGTCGGCAAATTTGGCTTGGATATGCTCATTCCCCTGGCCAAATTGGTTGGCTCGCTGTATTTTGCGCTGGTGCTGTTTGTCCTGCTGCTGGTTACCGGTGCAACTGTCACTTTTCGGATTAATTTCTTTCATTTGCTTAGAGCCATTAAGGAGCCTGTTATTCTGGCCTTTTCAACCGCTGCCAGTGAAGCGGCGTTGCCGATCGCAATGGAAAAGCTTGAAAAATTCGGTGTTCCCAAGCATATTGTAACTTTTGTATTGCCTACAGGTTACACCTTTAATCTGGACGGTTCTACCTTGTACAGCGCCTTAGCGGTTGTCTTTATCGCCCAGGTCTACGGCATACCGTTTGATTTATCGCAGCAGCTGCTGATGGTCTTGACCCTGATGCTGTCAACCAAAGGAATTGCTGCAGTGCCGGGCGCTTCACTGATTGTTATTGCCGGTACGGCCTCCGCTTTCGGAATTCCGGTTGAAGGGATAGCCATTATTCTGGGGGTTGACCGTATTATGGATATGGCCCGTACAGCCTGTAATGTTGTTGGCAACTGTGTGGCGGCAGTCGTTGTTGCCCGCTGGGAAAACGAGCTGCCTGACTCTGTGCTGGAACAGGCCTATACGCAAAGCTATGAAGCTTAA
- a CDS encoding HD-GYP domain-containing protein — MQRISLHNLKPGMVVARNIYSADGQLMLCADVTLTAAYIRRLHQLEIASVYIKHASFPDLEMPEILREETRVQTIKNIKKVFENVQICNKLELSALQPTIQTIVAEITQNRNAMIHLTDVRLYDDYTFAHSVNVCALATMIAVTRDYTPARLGELALGALLHDIGKTLVPLNILNKPGKLSDDEFMIMRTHSEAGFELLRKSCAEMSVVPMHVAYQHQERYDGKGYPRGLKEGQIHEYARIVAIADVYDALTSDRPYRKAMLPHQAYEILLASSGTHFDSELLQSFLNHVAIYPVGSTVQLNTGEFGVVTSVPSGLPFLPVIQLIADANKQKLTAGQQLKLAECPGRCIRRVLTEEDVLSLLS, encoded by the coding sequence ATGCAACGAATTTCACTTCATAACCTCAAACCCGGAATGGTCGTCGCCCGTAATATTTATAGTGCTGACGGCCAGCTTATGCTTTGCGCCGATGTTACTTTGACCGCTGCTTATATCAGGCGCCTGCACCAGTTGGAAATCGCTTCCGTCTACATAAAACATGCCAGTTTCCCTGATCTTGAAATGCCGGAAATTTTACGGGAGGAGACACGGGTCCAAACCATTAAAAACATAAAAAAAGTGTTCGAAAATGTCCAGATTTGCAATAAGCTTGAATTGTCGGCGCTCCAGCCGACCATCCAAACAATCGTAGCTGAAATTACCCAGAATCGCAATGCAATGATTCACCTGACCGATGTCCGTTTATATGACGATTACACCTTTGCCCATTCTGTTAACGTCTGCGCCTTAGCCACCATGATTGCCGTAACCCGCGACTATACCCCGGCCCGGCTTGGCGAACTGGCCCTGGGCGCCTTGCTTCATGATATAGGGAAGACGCTAGTTCCGCTGAACATATTGAATAAGCCGGGCAAATTGTCTGATGATGAATTTATGATCATGCGCACCCATTCTGAAGCCGGCTTTGAATTACTGCGTAAATCTTGCGCTGAAATGTCGGTAGTCCCGATGCATGTTGCTTACCAGCACCAGGAACGTTATGACGGCAAAGGCTATCCGCGGGGTCTGAAGGAAGGCCAGATTCACGAATATGCCCGGATTGTGGCGATTGCTGATGTTTATGATGCCCTGACCTCCGATCGTCCCTACCGCAAAGCGATGCTGCCTCATCAGGCTTACGAGATTTTACTGGCCTCTTCCGGAACGCATTTTGACAGTGAACTGCTCCAAAGCTTTTTAAATCACGTTGCCATTTATCCGGTTGGCAGCACGGTTCAGCTCAATACCGGAGAGTTTGGCGTAGTTACCAGCGTACCGTCCGGATTGCCTTTCCTGCCGGTTATTCAGCTGATTGCCGATGCGAATAAGCAAAAACTTACTGCAGGTCAACAACTCAAGCTTGCCGAATGCCCGGGCCGCTGTATCCGGAGAGTTCTCACCGAAGAAGACGTACTGTCGCTGCTTTCCTGA
- the copZ gene encoding copper chaperone CopZ, which translates to MEKQTFIVEGMSCNHCKNAVETAVGALPGVKTAEVDLAAKQLTVEFDASILSIARIKSAIEEQGYDVA; encoded by the coding sequence ATGGAGAAACAAACTTTCATAGTTGAAGGCATGAGTTGTAACCATTGCAAGAATGCAGTAGAAACGGCAGTTGGCGCTCTGCCTGGCGTAAAAACGGCCGAAGTTGATTTGGCAGCCAAGCAATTGACGGTGGAGTTCGATGCGTCTATTCTTAGTATTGCCCGGATAAAGTCAGCGATTGAAGAGCAGGGTTATGATGTAGCCTGA